The following coding sequences are from one Streptomyces sp. NBC_01294 window:
- a CDS encoding sensor histidine kinase, with protein MESEGVRGQSTARRWRTVRLRTLLIWLAVVPTVAMGTQVTVTAQRLLAQSEQLRDDVAAAERVGAPLYTLMVDMQAERTATAAHWAGTAGAEGDLRKRRAATDLAAAEFRALAGDPDRSFAEVTRQLDKLAAYRQRADTRSGAADSTLTYYSDVIGKVIQVYQQEFSHAEDAELAQASRPVVAMLQATEMVAREDTVLALAGPSGELTFVGYDQFVGALGAQRYLHEASIVPYLAAGDHRFYERVVGSADWQTKTRIENAVLSGHKDTTAGIRLPAEVGGWQSAHANFSVQMATLNIDLARTVLARGEAKAEELQTEVAWLIGGSGGGLLAVVVVVVFTTRSVLRRLRELHERTVTVADRTLPDVVARLQRGQTVDAEALPAVTGDGDEVGRISDAFARAVAVSVDGHRQLAAERHGFGLFAAGIASRTGNLVSRQLSLTEDLQDTFGHDEALLAQLMRADQLTVGMRRQIENLLILAGGEVPDPHTEPMRVADLLREAAAEVEDFRRIERQALDETSVEPRAISQISHLLAELLDNATRFSPPRSKVVIRAELVADGLSVEIEDCGPRVSPERYEEMNGRLHQAPPYSVLAQNAHRLGLFVVGHLADQLQATVTLRRSVYGGTSAVVILPGELLVAAGAQASRGPARSAPAQVTAPEAPAPTPPPAAATPAGQPEPAEQPVPVPVPEPEPEPVPRTSAGLPSRRTKTLAPVPVPAARPAPVAGTARPALPERVPQTHIADQLRAPRAPETAVRPDTATPEEVADAWADYEQGTQTVEEELRRDQP; from the coding sequence ATGGAATCCGAAGGCGTACGAGGGCAGTCGACGGCCCGCCGGTGGAGAACCGTGCGCCTGCGCACGCTGCTCATCTGGCTGGCGGTGGTCCCCACCGTGGCGATGGGCACCCAAGTGACGGTGACCGCGCAGCGGTTGCTGGCGCAGTCGGAGCAGCTGCGGGACGACGTGGCGGCCGCCGAGCGGGTCGGCGCCCCGCTCTACACCCTCATGGTCGACATGCAGGCCGAGCGGACGGCCACCGCCGCCCATTGGGCGGGCACCGCCGGGGCCGAGGGCGACCTGCGCAAACGGCGCGCCGCCACGGACCTCGCCGCGGCCGAGTTCCGTGCCCTGGCCGGCGATCCCGACCGGTCCTTCGCGGAAGTGACCCGGCAGCTCGACAAACTGGCCGCGTACCGCCAGCGCGCGGACACCCGCAGCGGCGCCGCCGACAGCACGCTGACCTACTACTCCGACGTGATCGGCAAGGTCATCCAGGTCTACCAGCAGGAGTTCAGCCACGCGGAGGACGCCGAGCTCGCCCAGGCGAGCCGGCCCGTGGTGGCCATGCTCCAGGCCACCGAGATGGTGGCGCGCGAGGACACCGTCCTGGCGCTGGCCGGGCCGTCCGGGGAACTGACCTTCGTCGGCTACGACCAGTTCGTCGGCGCCCTCGGCGCCCAGCGCTACCTGCACGAGGCGTCGATCGTGCCGTACCTGGCGGCGGGGGACCACCGGTTCTACGAGCGGGTCGTCGGTTCCGCGGACTGGCAGACGAAGACGCGCATCGAGAACGCGGTCCTCTCCGGGCACAAGGACACGACGGCCGGCATCAGGCTGCCGGCCGAGGTCGGCGGCTGGCAGTCCGCGCACGCCAACTTCTCGGTACAGATGGCCACGCTCAACATCGACCTGGCGCGCACGGTGCTCGCCCGCGGCGAGGCCAAGGCCGAGGAGCTGCAGACCGAGGTCGCCTGGCTGATCGGCGGAAGCGGCGGCGGGCTGCTGGCCGTCGTGGTCGTGGTCGTGTTCACCACGCGGTCGGTGCTCCGCCGCCTGCGCGAACTGCACGAACGCACGGTGACCGTCGCCGACCGGACCCTCCCCGACGTCGTCGCCCGGCTCCAGCGCGGACAGACCGTCGACGCCGAGGCCCTGCCCGCGGTGACCGGGGACGGGGACGAGGTCGGACGCATCAGCGACGCCTTCGCCCGGGCCGTGGCCGTGTCCGTCGACGGGCACCGGCAGCTCGCCGCGGAGCGCCACGGATTCGGCCTGTTCGCCGCCGGCATCGCCTCCCGCACCGGAAACCTGGTCAGCCGCCAGCTGAGCCTCACCGAGGACCTCCAGGACACCTTCGGCCATGACGAGGCGCTGCTCGCCCAGTTGATGCGGGCCGACCAGCTCACGGTGGGCATGCGGCGGCAGATCGAGAACCTCCTCATCCTGGCGGGCGGCGAGGTCCCCGACCCGCACACCGAGCCCATGCGCGTCGCCGACCTGCTCCGCGAAGCCGCCGCGGAGGTCGAGGACTTCCGGCGCATCGAGCGGCAGGCCCTGGACGAGACCAGCGTGGAACCGCGCGCGATCAGCCAGATCAGCCACCTGCTCGCGGAACTCCTGGACAACGCCACCCGCTTCTCCCCGCCCCGCTCGAAGGTCGTCATCCGCGCCGAACTGGTCGCGGACGGACTGTCGGTCGAGATCGAGGACTGCGGGCCGCGGGTGAGCCCGGAGCGCTACGAGGAGATGAACGGTCGCCTGCACCAGGCCCCGCCGTACTCCGTCCTCGCGCAGAACGCGCACCGGCTCGGGCTCTTCGTGGTCGGCCACCTCGCCGACCAGCTCCAGGCGACGGTCACCCTGCGCCGCTCGGTGTACGGAGGGACCTCCGCCGTGGTGATCCTGCCCGGGGAGCTGCTGGTGGCGGCCGGAGCACAGGCCTCGCGGGGGCCCGCGCGGTCTGCGCCGGCGCAGGTCACGGCCCCCGAGGCGCCGGCCCCGACACCGCCGCCGGCCGCCGCCACTCCGGCCGGGCAGCCCGAGCCGGCCGAGCAGCCCGTGCCCGTACCCGTACCCGAGCCCGAGCCCGAGCCGGTCCCGCGCACGAGCGCCGGTCTGCCGAGCCGCCGGACGAAGACACTCGCGCCCGTGCCGGTCCCCGCGGCCCGGCCGGCTCCGGTGGCCGGCACCGCGCGGCCGGCCCTCCCGGAGCGGGTCCCGCAGACCCACATCGCCGACCAACTGCGCGCGCCCCGCGCGCCGGAAACAGCCGTCCGGCCGGACACCGCGACACCCGAAGAGG
- the msrB gene encoding peptide-methionine (R)-S-oxide reductase MsrB, whose translation MSYEVEKTDEQWQAELTPSEYQVLRLAGTEPAFRGEYTDTKTEGVYACRGCGAELFRSSEKFDSHCGWPSFFDPKDTDAVELIADRSHGMTRTEVRCATCGSHLGHVFEGEGFPTPTDQRYCINSISLRLAPASDEA comes from the coding sequence ATGTCGTACGAGGTCGAGAAGACGGACGAGCAGTGGCAGGCGGAGCTGACCCCGTCCGAATACCAGGTGCTGCGCCTCGCCGGCACCGAGCCGGCCTTCCGTGGTGAATACACGGACACCAAGACGGAAGGCGTCTACGCCTGCCGGGGCTGCGGGGCCGAGCTGTTCCGCTCCTCGGAGAAGTTCGACTCGCACTGCGGCTGGCCGTCCTTCTTCGACCCGAAGGACACCGACGCGGTCGAGCTGATCGCCGACCGCTCGCACGGCATGACCCGTACCGAGGTCCGCTGCGCGACGTGCGGCTCCCACCTGGGCCACGTCTTCGAGGGCGAGGGCTTCCCCACGCCCACGGACCAGCGGTACTGCATCAACAGCATCTCCCTGCGCCTGGCCCCGGCCTCCGACGAGGCCTGA
- the murC gene encoding UDP-N-acetylmuramate--L-alanine ligase has product MKPGLPTAMERPHFIGIGGAGMSGIAKILAQRGAQVAGSDTRGDSETAEALRAHGATVHGGHAAGNLAADSTCVVVSSAIRADNPELARAAELGIPVVHRSDALAALMDGLRPIAVAGTHGKTTTTSMLAVSLSALGLDPSYAIGGDLDAPGSNAHHGEGDIFVAEADESDRTFHKYSPQVAIILNAELDHHANYASIEEIYESFETFVGKIVPGGTLVVAHGQEGAAEITRRVAGAEGLTVVTYGEEEGADVRIAKITPRGLTSEVTVVLDGRMLTFTVSVPGRHYAHNAVAALAAGVALGIPAHNLASALGKYTGVKRRLQLKGEAAGVQVIDSYAHHPTEMTADLEAIRGAAGDARILVVFQPHLFSRTQELGREMGQALALADASVVLDIYPAREDPIPGITSEVIIAAARTAGADVTAEHDKAAVADVIAGMAKPGDLVLTMGAGDVTDLGPAILARLTS; this is encoded by the coding sequence ATGAAGCCCGGCCTGCCGACCGCCATGGAACGGCCCCACTTCATCGGCATCGGCGGCGCCGGCATGTCCGGCATCGCGAAGATCCTCGCCCAGCGCGGCGCGCAGGTGGCCGGCAGTGACACCCGCGGCGACTCCGAGACCGCCGAGGCGCTGCGCGCCCACGGCGCCACGGTCCACGGCGGACACGCGGCCGGAAACCTCGCCGCCGACTCCACCTGCGTGGTCGTCTCCAGCGCCATCCGCGCCGACAACCCCGAGCTGGCCCGCGCCGCCGAGCTCGGCATCCCCGTCGTGCACCGCTCCGACGCCCTCGCCGCGCTGATGGACGGGCTGCGCCCGATCGCCGTCGCCGGCACGCACGGCAAGACCACCACCACCTCGATGCTGGCGGTGTCCCTCTCCGCCCTGGGCCTGGACCCCTCGTACGCCATCGGCGGCGACCTGGACGCCCCGGGCTCCAACGCCCACCACGGCGAGGGCGACATCTTCGTGGCCGAGGCGGACGAAAGCGACCGCACCTTCCACAAGTACAGCCCGCAGGTCGCGATCATCCTCAACGCGGAGCTCGACCACCACGCGAACTACGCGTCGATCGAGGAGATCTACGAGTCCTTCGAGACCTTCGTCGGCAAGATCGTTCCCGGCGGCACCCTGGTCGTCGCCCACGGGCAGGAGGGCGCCGCCGAGATCACCCGCCGGGTCGCGGGCGCGGAGGGCCTCACCGTCGTCACGTACGGCGAGGAGGAGGGCGCCGACGTCCGGATCGCCAAGATCACCCCGCGCGGCCTGACCAGCGAGGTCACCGTCGTCCTGGACGGCCGGATGCTCACCTTCACCGTCTCGGTCCCCGGCCGCCACTACGCGCACAACGCCGTCGCGGCCCTCGCCGCGGGCGTGGCCCTCGGCATCCCGGCGCACAACCTGGCCTCCGCCCTCGGCAAGTACACCGGCGTCAAGCGCCGCCTCCAGCTCAAGGGCGAGGCCGCCGGCGTCCAGGTCATCGACTCCTACGCGCACCACCCCACCGAGATGACCGCCGACCTGGAGGCCATCCGCGGAGCCGCCGGGGACGCCCGGATCCTGGTCGTCTTCCAGCCGCACCTCTTCTCCCGCACCCAGGAGCTGGGCAGGGAGATGGGCCAGGCGCTGGCCCTCGCCGACGCCTCCGTGGTCCTGGACATCTACCCGGCCCGCGAGGACCCGATCCCCGGCATCACCAGCGAGGTCATCATCGCGGCCGCCCGGACCGCGGGCGCCGACGTCACCGCCGAGCACGACAAGGCGGCCGTCGCCGACGTCATCGCGGGAATGGCCAAGCCCGGTGATCTCGTTCTCACCATGGGCGCGGGCGACGTCACGGACCTCGGTCCGGCCATCCTCGCCCGCCTGACGAGCTGA
- a CDS encoding indole-3-glycerol phosphate synthase produces MFTSVLMIEQPLTTVDVDFVTTLHGDDAVSFVVLMQPRGDQDRLLRAIDDVALGELPEAIREGDEPEGDAALGPAALALAHSLNALRLKGAKAVGQIVEDHPLDKLKAVVDETGADEVIVLTAPHFVEEFFHRDWASRARHKVGVPVLKLFAHNE; encoded by the coding sequence GTGTTCACGAGCGTATTGATGATCGAGCAGCCGCTGACCACGGTGGACGTGGACTTCGTCACCACCCTGCACGGGGACGACGCGGTCTCCTTCGTCGTCCTCATGCAACCCCGGGGCGACCAGGACCGACTGCTGCGCGCCATCGACGACGTAGCGCTCGGTGAGCTCCCCGAGGCCATCCGCGAGGGCGACGAACCCGAGGGGGACGCCGCCCTCGGCCCCGCCGCCCTCGCCCTCGCGCACTCCCTGAACGCCCTGCGCCTGAAGGGCGCCAAGGCCGTGGGGCAGATCGTCGAGGACCACCCGCTCGACAAACTGAAGGCCGTCGTGGACGAGACCGGCGCCGACGAGGTGATCGTCCTGACCGCCCCGCACTTCGTGGAGGAGTTCTTCCACCGGGACTGGGCCTCCCGCGCCCGCCACAAGGTCGGAGTTCCGGTGCTCAAGCTCTTCGCCCACAACGAATAG
- a CDS encoding pyrimidine reductase family protein, whose amino-acid sequence MRRLFPVTDQTPASPRDLTDREWSLDELADAYAYPGLGPDGHWLRANMVSTLDGAAQHDGRSQPISGETDMRIFGTLRALADVVVVGAETVRQEGYRPARAREAFAARREASGQGPAPAIAVVTASMDLDFSLPLFASPLVPTLVVTGAAAPADRVAAAVKAGAEVVVAGDGAAVDAARAVRELAERGLRRQLTEGGPRLLGQFVAADALDELCLTISPMLTAGGAQRIAGGPSVTVPHRLAPACVLEEAGFLFTSYRRI is encoded by the coding sequence ATGCGCCGCCTGTTCCCTGTGACCGATCAGACACCAGCCTCGCCCCGGGACCTGACCGACCGGGAGTGGTCGCTCGACGAGCTCGCGGACGCCTACGCGTACCCCGGCCTCGGACCGGACGGGCACTGGCTGCGGGCGAACATGGTCTCGACCCTGGACGGGGCCGCCCAGCACGACGGCCGCTCGCAGCCCATCTCCGGCGAGACCGACATGCGGATCTTCGGCACCCTGCGGGCGCTGGCCGATGTGGTGGTCGTCGGCGCGGAAACGGTTCGTCAGGAGGGCTACCGCCCGGCCCGCGCCCGGGAGGCCTTCGCGGCCCGCCGCGAGGCCTCGGGACAGGGCCCGGCCCCCGCCATCGCCGTGGTCACCGCGAGCATGGACCTGGACTTCTCGCTGCCCCTGTTCGCCTCCCCGCTGGTGCCGACCCTGGTGGTCACCGGCGCCGCCGCGCCCGCCGACCGGGTGGCCGCGGCCGTGAAGGCCGGGGCCGAGGTCGTGGTGGCCGGTGACGGCGCGGCCGTGGACGCCGCCCGGGCGGTACGGGAGCTCGCCGAGCGGGGACTGCGCCGCCAGCTCACCGAGGGCGGGCCCCGGCTGCTGGGCCAGTTCGTGGCCGCGGACGCCCTGGACGAGCTGTGCCTGACGATCTCGCCGATGCTCACGGCGGGGGGTGCCCAGCGGATCGCCGGAGGGCCCTCCGTCACGGTTCCGCACCGGCTCGCGCCCGCCTGCGTACTGGAAGAGGCCGGGTTCCTGTTCACGAGCTACCGTCGGATCTGA
- the zapE gene encoding cell division protein ZapE — translation MAGVGPEALCAREPRVPAERLVAEMVPPPRFDSVRFDTYDPDPTQPSQSEAVTVLSGFAAGLGGAHASGAGRKRWFSRKPAAPTAPRGVYLDGGYGVGKTHLLASLWHATPAEPALKAFGTFVELTNLVGALGFQQTVRTLGEHRLLCIDEFELDDPGDTVLVSSLLSRLVEQGVALAATSNTLPGKLGEGRFAAADFLREIQGLSAHFRPLRIDGQDYRHRGLPQAPAPFSDEQVTKAAYATPGASLDDFPGLLEHLARVHPSRYGALTDGIAAVCLTGVGPVPDQSTALRLVVLADRLYDREIPVLASGAPFDRLFSEDMLNGGYRKKYFRAISRLTALARDAKPLVSQ, via the coding sequence ATAGCCGGCGTGGGGCCCGAGGCCCTGTGCGCGCGTGAGCCCCGGGTGCCCGCCGAACGGCTGGTGGCCGAGATGGTGCCGCCGCCGCGGTTCGACTCGGTGCGCTTCGACACGTACGACCCGGATCCGACCCAGCCGAGCCAGTCCGAGGCCGTCACCGTGCTGAGCGGCTTCGCCGCCGGCCTGGGCGGGGCGCACGCGAGCGGCGCCGGCCGGAAGCGCTGGTTCTCCAGGAAGCCGGCCGCCCCCACCGCCCCGCGCGGGGTCTACCTCGACGGCGGCTACGGCGTCGGCAAGACCCACCTGCTCGCCTCCCTGTGGCACGCCACCCCGGCCGAGCCCGCGCTCAAGGCCTTCGGCACCTTCGTGGAGCTGACCAACCTGGTCGGCGCGCTCGGCTTCCAGCAGACCGTGCGGACCCTGGGCGAGCACCGGCTGCTGTGCATCGACGAGTTCGAACTGGACGACCCCGGCGACACCGTGCTGGTGTCCTCGCTGCTCAGCCGTCTCGTCGAGCAGGGCGTGGCGCTGGCCGCCACCTCCAACACGCTGCCCGGCAAGCTCGGCGAGGGGCGTTTCGCCGCCGCCGACTTCCTGCGGGAGATCCAGGGCCTGTCGGCGCACTTCCGGCCGCTGCGGATCGACGGCCAGGACTACCGCCACCGCGGTCTGCCGCAGGCGCCGGCGCCGTTCTCGGACGAGCAGGTCACCAAGGCCGCGTACGCGACCCCGGGCGCGAGCCTGGACGACTTCCCGGGCCTGCTGGAACACCTGGCCCGGGTGCACCCGAGCCGCTACGGCGCGCTGACCGACGGGATCGCGGCCGTCTGCCTGACCGGCGTCGGCCCGGTGCCGGACCAGTCGACGGCGCTGCGACTGGTGGTGCTGGCCGACCGGCTGTACGACCGCGAGATACCGGTCCTGGCCTCCGGGGCCCCCTTCGACCGGCTGTTCAGTGAGGACATGCTGAACGGCGGTTATCGAAAGAAGTACTTCCGCGCCATATCGCGGCTCACCGCGCTGGCGCGCGACGCGAAACCCCTGGTGTCCCAGTAG
- a CDS encoding OsmC family protein, whose product MATTRHAHTVWEGNLLQGKGVVTLDSSGLGSYDVSWPARSEAANGKTSPEELIAAAHSSCFSMALSHALAGKGNPPTRLETKADVTFQPGEGITGIHLTVEGEVPGLDNDGFTAAAEEAKKNCPVSQALTGTTITLSAKLA is encoded by the coding sequence ATGGCCACCACGCGTCACGCGCACACCGTCTGGGAAGGCAACCTCCTGCAGGGCAAGGGTGTCGTCACCCTCGACTCCTCGGGCCTCGGTTCGTACGACGTCTCCTGGCCCGCGCGCTCCGAGGCCGCGAACGGCAAGACCAGCCCCGAAGAGCTGATCGCCGCCGCCCACTCCAGCTGCTTCTCGATGGCGCTGTCCCACGCCCTCGCGGGCAAGGGCAACCCGCCCACCCGGCTGGAGACCAAGGCCGACGTCACCTTCCAGCCCGGTGAGGGCATCACCGGCATCCACCTGACGGTGGAGGGCGAGGTCCCCGGCCTGGACAACGACGGCTTCACCGCCGCCGCCGAGGAAGCCAAGAAGAACTGCCCGGTGAGCCAGGCCCTGACCGGTACGACCATCACCCTGAGCGCCAAGCTCGCCTGA
- a CDS encoding amidohydrolase family protein, whose translation MTDSASTPGVRLLGTPANALRVAAVGTSEVIRVARGSSAPGPAAAHAVQPKIDMHHHFCAPQWREWAVHHGLIKEEQLPPWTRLDTAAAVRFMDDAGITTAVLKPMLPARYRSSAQLREAVNITLQSMIEVAQSHPGRFTYYVPLFLDDPEASSWAVRRGLGQLGAVGVNVTANYGGVYLGDPAYDRLFHELNEFSAVVDTHPHNLPGCPPGASTVPGIPNFMCDFLLDTTRAAVNMISRRTLDRFPNLSVVLPHAGGFLPYIASRLQALGRFCDPPVEPAAVRDHLSRFYYDTAGPMAPAATLLEHVPADHILFGTDWPAAPADTVTDLALPALEADPAFTPQQLQGIYHDNAMRLIPQLATA comes from the coding sequence ATGACGGATTCCGCGAGTACCCCCGGGGTGCGCCTCCTGGGAACACCGGCGAACGCACTGCGCGTCGCCGCGGTGGGCACCAGCGAGGTCATCCGGGTCGCGCGGGGTTCCTCCGCACCGGGCCCGGCCGCGGCACACGCGGTCCAGCCGAAGATCGACATGCATCACCACTTCTGCGCGCCGCAATGGCGCGAGTGGGCCGTGCACCACGGTCTGATCAAGGAGGAACAGCTGCCCCCGTGGACCCGGCTCGACACCGCGGCTGCGGTCCGCTTCATGGACGACGCCGGCATCACGACCGCCGTCCTCAAGCCGATGCTGCCTGCGCGCTACCGGTCGTCGGCGCAGCTGCGCGAAGCCGTCAACATCACGCTGCAGTCGATGATCGAGGTGGCGCAGTCGCACCCGGGGAGGTTCACGTACTACGTGCCCCTCTTCCTGGACGATCCGGAGGCGTCGTCCTGGGCCGTGCGCCGCGGGCTGGGGCAGCTCGGCGCCGTCGGCGTGAACGTGACGGCCAACTACGGGGGCGTCTACCTCGGGGATCCCGCCTACGACCGGCTGTTCCACGAGCTGAACGAGTTCTCCGCCGTGGTGGACACCCACCCGCACAACCTTCCGGGCTGCCCGCCCGGAGCGTCGACGGTTCCCGGCATCCCGAACTTCATGTGCGACTTCCTGCTGGACACCACGCGGGCCGCCGTGAACATGATCAGCAGACGGACGCTGGACCGCTTCCCGAACCTGTCCGTCGTCCTGCCGCACGCCGGCGGCTTCCTCCCGTACATCGCGTCGCGCCTGCAGGCCCTCGGGCGGTTCTGTGACCCGCCAGTCGAACCCGCCGCCGTCCGCGACCACCTGAGCCGCTTCTACTACGACACCGCGGGACCCATGGCGCCCGCGGCGACCCTGCTGGAGCACGTGCCGGCCGACCACATCCTCTTCGGCACCGACTGGCCCGCCGCCCCAGCGGACACGGTCACGGACCTGGCGCTCCCCGCGCTGGAAGCGGACCCGGCCTTCACCCCGCAGCAGCTGCAGGGGATCTACCACGACAACGCGATGCGCCTGATCCCACAGCTGGCGACCGCCTGA
- a CDS encoding cytochrome P450 family protein: MAQQDAAPNGGGELHDIVSAVSRGAPEYRQCPHPMYAALREQAPVCRLTPPHGIDTYLITRHDDARDALSDPRFSKNMRGAIDTYHAVYGSFFDALDDNVLFSDPPRHTRLRRILRSAFTPRRVEQMRPRITEIAEEILGECRKAGTVDLMTAFAFPLPVAVLCELMGIPQEDRPEILEQFAEVTRSRFDPGRKAELKAAEERLQHRLERLIADTRDHPSDSFLSDLVQAEEQLEDHELVASLWVLFFAGHKTTAYQIGNSVLNLLLRPDQAAKLREDPRLVPGAVEEILRFEGSVETSTFRYAAEEARIRDTLIPKGSLVQIAISSANRDPEKFASPDELDVTREGLQGTHLGFGHGTHYCLGAPLARLELEIALTLLLREFPDMAPADAQEAQGAWLNGPVAAFRGLQHLRIVLDPSRPDEDPGEPALASVASGK; this comes from the coding sequence ATGGCGCAGCAGGATGCGGCACCGAACGGCGGCGGAGAACTGCACGACATCGTGTCGGCCGTGTCCCGGGGCGCGCCGGAATACCGGCAGTGCCCCCACCCCATGTACGCCGCGCTGCGCGAGCAGGCCCCGGTGTGCCGGCTGACCCCGCCCCACGGGATCGACACCTACCTCATCACCCGTCACGACGACGCCCGTGACGCCCTGTCGGACCCCCGCTTCAGCAAGAACATGCGCGGCGCCATCGACACCTACCACGCCGTGTACGGCAGCTTCTTCGACGCGCTCGACGACAACGTGCTCTTCTCGGACCCGCCCCGGCACACGCGGCTGCGCCGCATCCTGCGCAGCGCCTTCACCCCCCGGCGGGTGGAGCAGATGCGCCCGAGGATCACCGAGATCGCCGAGGAGATCCTCGGCGAGTGCCGGAAGGCGGGCACGGTCGACCTGATGACCGCGTTCGCCTTCCCGCTGCCCGTCGCGGTCCTGTGCGAACTGATGGGCATTCCGCAGGAGGACCGCCCGGAGATCCTGGAGCAGTTCGCGGAGGTGACGCGCTCCCGGTTCGATCCCGGCAGGAAGGCGGAGCTGAAGGCGGCCGAGGAGCGTCTGCAGCACCGGCTGGAGCGGCTCATCGCGGACACGCGCGACCACCCGTCGGACTCCTTCCTCAGCGACCTCGTCCAGGCGGAGGAACAGCTGGAGGACCACGAACTGGTCGCGTCGCTCTGGGTGCTGTTCTTCGCCGGCCACAAGACCACCGCCTACCAGATCGGGAATTCGGTCCTCAACCTGCTGCTGCGCCCCGACCAGGCGGCGAAGCTCCGCGAGGACCCCCGGCTCGTCCCCGGGGCGGTCGAGGAGATCCTGCGCTTCGAGGGATCGGTGGAGACGTCGACCTTCCGGTACGCGGCGGAGGAGGCCCGGATCCGGGACACGCTGATCCCCAAGGGCTCCCTGGTGCAGATCGCGATCTCCTCGGCCAACCGGGACCCGGAGAAGTTCGCGTCCCCCGACGAGCTGGACGTGACCCGCGAGGGGCTCCAGGGGACGCACCTGGGCTTCGGCCACGGGACCCACTACTGCCTGGGGGCGCCGCTGGCGCGGCTCGAACTCGAGATCGCGCTCACCCTGCTCCTGCGGGAGTTCCCGGACATGGCGCCGGCGGACGCGCAGGAGGCCCAGGGGGCCTGGCTCAACGGACCGGTGGCGGCGTTCCGGGGGCTCCAGCACCTCCGGATCGTCCTGGATCCGTCGCGCCCGGACGAGGACCCCGGCGAGCCGGCCCTGGCCTCCGTGGCCTCCGGAAAGTAA